A genomic region of Phragmites australis chromosome 2, lpPhrAust1.1, whole genome shotgun sequence contains the following coding sequences:
- the LOC133909724 gene encoding S-type anion channel SLAH1-like has protein sequence MGLEASSSPSSLKPYAADDTCPMGTGGATKPEARFAILTRFHAGYFRISLALSGQALLWRTLSDSSTDPRPLARSLPSAAFLLLWSLALLALLALCALYAARCLLRFPAVRAEFRHHVAMNYLFAPWISWLLLLQSTPFLRPDAPLYHLLWWAFSLPILVLDVKIYGQWFTRGRKFLSMVANPASHITIIGNLVTARAAAKMGWHEAAVAIFSVGAAHYLVLFVTLYQRFLGSDSLPAMLRPVFFLFFAAPSMASLAWDAISSSFDTGCKMLFFLSLFLFASLVSRPTLFKRAMRRFSVAWWAYSFPLTVLALAAAEYAREVREAAANVLMLALAVLSVAVTLALMVFTALRTGDLLPHDDPFDCPLLAPPLVR, from the exons ATGGGATTGGAAGCTTCCTCCTCCCCAAGCTCCCTTAAACCCTACGCCGCCGACGACACTTGCCCCATGGGCACAGGAGGAGCAACCAAGCCGGAAGCGCGGTTCGCGATACTGACGCGCTTCCACGCGGGTTACTTCCGCATCAGCCTTGCGCTCAGCGGGCAGGCCCTGCTTTGGCGTACGCTGAGCGACTCCTCCACGGACCCGCGGCCCCTGGCACGGTCGCTGCCGTCCGCCGCCTTCCTGCTGCTCTGGTCGCTGGCGCTGCTCGCCCTGCTCGCTCTCTGCGCGCTCTACGCTGCGCGCTGCCTCCTCCGCTTCCCCGCCGTGCGCGCCGAGTTCCGCCACCACGTCGCCATGAATTACCTGTTCGCGCCCTGGATctcgtggctgctgctgctgcagtccACGCCCTTCCTGCGCCCCGACGCGCCGCTCTACCACCTGCTGTGGTGGGCCTTCTCGTTGCCCATCCTCGTGCTCGACGTCAAGATCTACGGCCAGTGGTTCACGCGGGGCAGGAAGTTCCTGTCCATGGTGGCCAACCCGGCTAGCCACATCACGATCATCGGCAACCTGGTCACGGCGAGGGCGGCGGCCAAGATGGGGTGGCACGAGGCCGCCGTGGCCATATTCTCTGTCGGCGCCGCGCACTACCTCGTGCTGTTCGTCACGCTCTACCAGAGGTTCCTCGGCTCCGACTCGCTGCCGGCCATGCTGCGCccggtgttcttcctcttcttcgccgCGCCCAGCATGGCGTCGCTCGCGTGGGACGCCATATCGTCCTCCTTCGACACCGGCTGCAAgatgctcttcttcctctccctcttcctcttcgCCTCGCTG gtgtCCCGTCCGACGCTGTTCAAGCGGGCGATGCGTCGGTTCAGCGTGGCGTGGTGGGCCTACTCGTTCCCGCTAACGGTGCTGGCGCTGGCGGCCGCCGAGTACGCGCGggaggtgagggaggcggcggccaacGTGCTGATGCTGGCGCTCGCCGTGCTGTCCGTGGCCGTCACCCTGGCGCTCATGGTCTTCACCGCCCTGCGCACCGGCGACCTGCTGCCGCACGACGACCCCTTCGACTGCCCGCTGCTAGCTCCTCCTCTCGTGCGCTAG